From Nonlabens sp. Ci31, the proteins below share one genomic window:
- a CDS encoding gliding motility lipoprotein GldH, which yields MNRYLFSLAVMALVSSCDEQLVNAEYHDLPQTGWAIEDVATFKIPPQDSLTSYNVFINLRNTHDYEYNNLWLISQMKFPQGKVVTDTLQYRMTEADGSFLGSGANDVYENKLWLKKGFRFRESGTYQIALKHAMRKTGEVNGDAQLKGILEVGYSIEKQVQNGSN from the coding sequence GTGAACAGATACCTATTTTCTCTAGCCGTTATGGCCCTGGTCAGCTCTTGTGACGAGCAGTTGGTGAATGCAGAATACCACGACCTACCTCAAACTGGCTGGGCGATTGAAGATGTAGCCACGTTTAAAATTCCCCCTCAAGACAGCCTAACAAGCTATAATGTGTTTATCAACCTGCGCAATACGCACGATTATGAATACAATAATCTCTGGTTGATCTCACAAATGAAATTTCCGCAAGGAAAAGTCGTTACAGATACATTACAGTACCGTATGACAGAAGCTGACGGCAGCTTTTTAGGGTCAGGTGCTAATGATGTGTATGAAAATAAGTTGTGGTTAAAAAAAGGCTTCCGCTTTCGCGAAAGCGGAACTTATCAAATAGCTCTTAAACACGCGATGAGAAAAACAGGAGAAGTAAATGGAGATGCACAACTCAAAGGCATACTCGAAGTAGGATATAGTATAGAAAAACAAGTCCAAAATGGCAGTAACTAA
- a CDS encoding 3'-5' exonuclease, which translates to MISKLSLANILFLDIETVPLQERFEQLEEIDQQLYADKTKYQRKEEFTPAEFYDRAGIWAEFGKIICISVGYFVHRDGQQFRTRSFVGEEKVLLEEFANLLNEHFSGRNHLMCAHNGKEFDFPYIARRMVILGIEIPSKLNLFGKKPWEVPHLDTLELWKFGDYKHYTSLKLLTRILGIPSPKDDIDGSQVRDVYYQEHDIKRIATYCEKDVVAVAQIILKLRKESILTDEQIISK; encoded by the coding sequence ATGATTTCTAAACTCTCCTTAGCAAACATCTTGTTTCTTGATATAGAAACCGTGCCGTTACAGGAGCGTTTTGAACAGTTGGAAGAAATCGACCAGCAATTGTATGCTGATAAGACAAAATACCAGCGCAAGGAAGAATTCACCCCAGCAGAATTTTATGATCGTGCCGGTATCTGGGCAGAGTTTGGTAAGATCATCTGTATTTCTGTTGGCTATTTTGTCCATCGCGATGGTCAGCAATTTAGAACCCGCAGCTTTGTGGGAGAAGAAAAAGTGTTGTTAGAAGAGTTTGCCAACTTACTCAACGAGCATTTTTCAGGAAGAAATCATTTGATGTGTGCTCATAATGGTAAAGAATTTGACTTTCCTTATATCGCTAGAAGAATGGTGATTTTAGGAATAGAGATCCCTTCAAAACTGAATCTTTTTGGTAAGAAACCTTGGGAAGTTCCACATCTTGATACGTTAGAACTATGGAAATTTGGTGACTATAAACATTATACCAGCCTTAAATTATTGACCCGTATATTGGGAATTCCCTCGCCTAAAGACGACATCGATGGCTCACAAGTTAGAGATGTGTATTACCAAGAACACGACATAAAACGCATTGCTACCTATTGTGAAAAAGACGTAGTGGCTGTCGCACAAATCATACTTAAATTACGCAAAGAATCGATACTCACAGATGAGCAAATCATCTCCAAATAA
- a CDS encoding ABC transporter ATP-binding protein — protein MSKSSPNNTIASIRALNVSFSNGKQRVQVLHDIGFNIYKNEILAVVGESGSGKSVTSKALMGLLPSATAQITARELSLQGTDLLQLEDGEWSRFRGSEISMIFQEPMSSLNPTISCGNQVAEVLLQHQKMSAAAAQKEVLQLFEKVKLPTPQITFSKFPHEISGGQMQRVMIAMAIACKPILLIADEPTTALDVTVQKEIILLLKALQKEYGMSILFISHDLSLVHSIADRIIVMYQGRIVEQGAANDIFEHPKEAYTRALIASRPSTTTRLRNLPTISDFVAQTVSDELVTTEQRKELHQEIYNRTPLLQVMDLVKDFPLQKKLFAKQEYFRAVDGVSFDIYPGESLGLVGESGCGKSTLGNLILRLKDVSSGTIIYRGQDITHLKGEAMQKLRKEIQIIFQDPFASLNPRLTVGQAIIEPMQWHGIGTDKADRKEKVLHLLKRVGLTEEHYNRYPHEFSGGQRQRIGIARTVALEPKLIVCDESVSALDISVQAQVLNLLNEFKEDFGFSYLFISHDLAVVKYFCDQVIVMNQGKIEEKNEADALYANPQSAYTKKLIAAIPG, from the coding sequence ATGAGCAAATCATCTCCAAATAACACCATAGCCTCTATAAGAGCCCTCAACGTTAGTTTTTCTAATGGGAAACAGCGCGTTCAAGTCTTGCACGACATCGGATTTAACATTTACAAAAACGAGATTCTTGCTGTGGTAGGAGAATCTGGAAGTGGTAAGTCCGTTACCAGCAAGGCGCTAATGGGACTCTTGCCTTCTGCAACCGCACAGATAACGGCTCGCGAACTCTCCTTGCAAGGAACCGATTTGTTGCAATTAGAAGATGGAGAATGGTCCCGCTTTCGCGGAAGCGAGATCAGCATGATCTTCCAAGAACCTATGAGTTCCCTCAATCCTACCATCTCTTGTGGAAATCAAGTGGCAGAAGTACTGCTACAACATCAAAAAATGAGCGCTGCTGCTGCTCAAAAAGAAGTCCTGCAGCTTTTTGAAAAAGTAAAACTTCCTACACCCCAAATTACCTTTTCAAAATTTCCTCATGAGATCAGTGGCGGACAGATGCAACGCGTCATGATTGCCATGGCAATAGCTTGTAAACCCATATTACTCATTGCAGACGAGCCTACAACCGCACTTGACGTAACGGTCCAAAAAGAAATTATACTGCTGCTTAAAGCGCTCCAAAAGGAATACGGCATGAGCATTCTTTTTATCTCTCATGATCTTTCCTTAGTCCACTCCATAGCCGACAGGATCATAGTGATGTATCAAGGCCGAATTGTAGAGCAAGGAGCGGCAAATGACATTTTTGAACACCCAAAAGAAGCCTATACAAGAGCGCTGATTGCTTCCCGACCGAGTACCACAACGCGGCTGCGCAACTTACCCACCATCAGTGATTTTGTGGCACAAACCGTTTCTGACGAGTTAGTAACTACAGAACAACGTAAAGAACTACATCAGGAAATTTACAACCGTACTCCTTTGCTGCAAGTGATGGATCTGGTTAAAGATTTTCCTTTACAAAAAAAGCTGTTCGCTAAGCAAGAATATTTCAGGGCTGTAGATGGAGTGAGTTTTGACATTTATCCAGGCGAAAGTCTCGGTCTAGTAGGAGAAAGTGGTTGTGGAAAAAGCACCTTAGGAAATCTAATTTTGCGATTGAAGGACGTGAGCAGCGGTACAATTATATATCGCGGTCAAGATATTACCCATTTGAAAGGGGAGGCCATGCAAAAATTGAGAAAGGAAATCCAAATCATCTTTCAAGACCCTTTTGCTTCTTTGAATCCGCGACTTACGGTGGGACAAGCAATTATAGAGCCTATGCAATGGCATGGTATAGGCACCGATAAGGCCGATAGAAAGGAAAAAGTGCTGCATTTATTAAAACGCGTTGGACTTACAGAAGAACACTACAACAGGTACCCGCATGAATTTAGTGGTGGGCAACGACAACGTATAGGTATCGCCAGAACTGTTGCTTTAGAACCCAAGCTCATCGTTTGTGATGAAAGCGTCAGTGCCTTAGACATTTCTGTGCAGGCACAAGTATTGAATTTGCTTAACGAATTCAAAGAAGATTTTGGATTCTCTTACTTATTTATCTCTCATGACCTGGCGGTGGTCAAATACTTCTGCGATCAGGTCATCGTCATGAACCAGGGAAAAATAGAAGAAAAAAACGAAGCCGATGCCTTGTATGCAAATCCGCAGAGTGCGTATACCAAGAAGTTGATTGCTGCTATTCCTGGGTGA
- a CDS encoding mobile mystery protein A, with amino-acid sequence MRNKRKLLIEQLEQKLQPFSPTRKVLVPERGWTNTIRTTLHMTMAQLGAKLNITRQGVKRIEESEANGTITLNSLKGVANAMDLKLVYALVPKHGTINDLIQIKAEKLAQKIVLRTNQNMKLEDQGIGDEKIAKTIKELASEIKREMRKSLWD; translated from the coding sequence ATGAGAAACAAGCGGAAACTTTTAATTGAGCAATTGGAGCAAAAGCTACAACCATTCTCTCCAACTAGAAAAGTCTTGGTCCCTGAACGTGGATGGACCAACACCATTCGTACAACGCTACATATGACAATGGCCCAACTTGGGGCCAAACTAAATATCACAAGACAAGGAGTGAAAAGAATTGAGGAAAGCGAAGCTAATGGCACGATAACACTCAATTCCTTAAAGGGTGTAGCCAATGCAATGGATTTAAAATTGGTATATGCACTAGTCCCAAAACACGGGACCATTAACGATTTAATACAAATAAAAGCAGAAAAGCTTGCTCAAAAAATAGTGTTGCGGACCAATCAAAATATGAAACTAGAAGACCAAGGAATTGGAGATGAAAAAATAGCCAAAACTATAAAGGAACTCGCTAGTGAAATAAAACGAGAGATGAGAAAGTCACTATGGGATTAG
- a CDS encoding stage 0 sporulation family protein, with protein sequence MSCNSCGTSSSTPGGCKNNGTCGTSGCNKLTVFDWLANMELPDGQKQFPYVEVRFKNSRKEFFLNKDDLQLKIGDIVATQTESGHDIGIITITGELVRVQMKRKRVKIDDEIPQVYRIASEKDVEKWVTAREKEDPMKVRARQIAIRLQLKMKISDIEFQGDGSKATFYYTADERVDFRELIREYAGEFKTRIEMRQIGLRQEAARLGGIGSCGRELCCSTWLTDFRSVTTGAARYQNLSLNPQKLAGQCGKLKCCLNYELDSYMDALSNFPKQNQKLYTEKGTAICQKVDIFKGLMWFCYDGEWMNWHTLTTEQVHEIVAKNKAKETVASIEEYAIELIVEEEMNFENVVGQDSLTRFDQPKTRNKRTKKRQPKNNNRYDKTDSNTSTATATSPAAKDGPQKRKPRPQNKNRGANKPGTPENKTDRPNQNTDANKDSKPKKSRPPRNKSRNRNNDGNKPPKKED encoded by the coding sequence ATGAGCTGTAATAGTTGTGGAACTAGTAGTAGTACCCCTGGTGGATGTAAAAATAATGGCACCTGTGGGACAAGTGGATGTAATAAATTAACCGTTTTTGACTGGTTAGCAAACATGGAGTTGCCCGATGGTCAAAAACAGTTCCCCTACGTAGAAGTGCGTTTTAAAAACAGCCGTAAAGAATTCTTTCTCAATAAAGACGACCTACAACTCAAGATAGGTGACATAGTCGCTACACAAACAGAAAGCGGCCACGATATAGGAATCATTACCATTACTGGAGAATTAGTCCGGGTACAAATGAAACGCAAACGCGTTAAAATAGATGACGAGATTCCCCAAGTATACCGCATCGCTAGTGAAAAAGACGTAGAAAAATGGGTGACCGCTCGAGAGAAAGAAGATCCTATGAAAGTGCGTGCTCGCCAGATTGCCATACGCCTTCAACTCAAAATGAAAATCTCTGATATTGAATTTCAAGGAGATGGGTCCAAAGCCACCTTTTATTACACCGCAGATGAACGGGTAGATTTCCGTGAGCTCATCAGAGAATATGCTGGTGAATTCAAAACTAGAATAGAAATGCGTCAGATAGGATTGCGTCAAGAAGCAGCCCGCCTAGGAGGTATTGGTTCTTGTGGTCGCGAATTGTGTTGCAGCACTTGGTTGACCGACTTTAGATCGGTTACCACTGGAGCAGCACGTTATCAAAACCTATCGCTGAATCCGCAGAAGCTTGCTGGACAGTGTGGAAAACTCAAATGCTGTCTCAATTACGAGCTGGATTCTTATATGGATGCCTTGAGTAATTTCCCAAAACAAAATCAAAAGCTGTATACCGAAAAAGGAACCGCTATCTGTCAGAAAGTAGATATTTTCAAAGGACTGATGTGGTTTTGTTACGATGGCGAGTGGATGAACTGGCACACCCTTACCACTGAGCAAGTTCATGAAATCGTTGCTAAAAACAAAGCCAAAGAAACCGTTGCCAGCATAGAAGAATATGCTATCGAGTTGATCGTTGAAGAAGAGATGAACTTTGAAAATGTGGTAGGACAGGATAGTTTAACTCGTTTTGACCAGCCCAAAACCCGTAATAAACGCACCAAAAAACGCCAACCTAAGAACAATAATAGGTATGACAAAACGGACTCTAATACGTCTACAGCTACCGCAACTTCTCCTGCAGCTAAAGATGGGCCTCAAAAGCGTAAGCCTAGACCTCAAAATAAAAACAGAGGTGCGAATAAGCCTGGTACTCCTGAAAACAAAACGGATCGACCAAATCAAAATACAGATGCCAACAAGGATTCTAAGCCTAAAAAATCCAGACCCCCTCGCAATAAAAGTCGCAATCGCAACAACGATGGTAACAAGCCACCTAAAAAGGAAGATTAG
- a CDS encoding transglycosylase domain-containing protein, producing MAVTKAQIAQEKEGKKKNISLFWKMYAVGIGFVVLLFLLAAWEVFGDLPDHTVLENPQTELATEIVTADGKTLGSFYNENRKPIKFDDLPTNLINALVATEDERFWDHSGIDGYGTARAAAFLGTKGGASTITQQLAKLYFTEQASSNKVERLIQKIREWIITSRLEKQYTKEEIITQYLNEFDFLYQAIGIRSASNIYFDKEPSQLNVSESAVLVAMLKNPRQYNPHREVSKEKSFNRRNQVFVQMVRNNKMTEAVKDSLREIPIKLNYNSASHNEGMGTYFRENLRSWLTDWTKDHINPETGEPFNLYNDGLKVNVTIDYRMQKMAEEAVYTHMERLQAEFDHQQKRNKTAPYTDLTVSQIENNLNSAMKRSVRWREMKKKGIAEAAIIKSFNEKTDMTIFDWKSKFRERDTIMTPMDSIRYYKQFLHTGVMSLEPQTGHVKAWVGGINHKYFKYDHVELGKRQAGSTFKPFLYSAVIDLLKYSPCKKYPDGEYTIPAGKHGNTNDWTPVDSNGDYGNIMTLQEALAKSKNTISARLMDEVGPQPVVDRAAQLGIDTENMDAVPSLALGTADVSLYEMVAAYGVFANGGIYNKPVLVTSIEDKNGTVLYQYVPESKDVLNPETAYVTVNLMEGVTKIGSGAKLRGNSTYMANTDFYKEVITDYPYDFKNDIAGKTGTTQNNSDGWFMGMVPNLVTGVWVGADDRSVHFASTKYGQGATMALPIWGSYMKRIYADETLEISKEPFKKPENLSIETDCDEYEKSQGNDPLKGTNQPNSTTNELDML from the coding sequence ATGGCAGTAACTAAGGCACAAATAGCTCAAGAAAAAGAAGGAAAGAAGAAAAACATTTCGCTCTTCTGGAAGATGTATGCGGTAGGCATAGGATTTGTAGTTCTTCTCTTTTTATTAGCAGCATGGGAAGTTTTTGGAGATTTACCAGACCACACCGTATTAGAAAATCCGCAGACAGAACTGGCAACAGAAATAGTCACTGCAGATGGGAAAACACTGGGAAGTTTCTATAATGAAAACAGAAAACCAATAAAATTTGATGATTTACCCACAAATCTTATAAACGCTTTAGTAGCTACAGAAGACGAGCGTTTTTGGGATCACAGTGGTATTGATGGCTATGGAACCGCAAGAGCAGCCGCATTTTTAGGAACTAAAGGTGGTGCGAGTACGATTACCCAGCAACTGGCAAAACTTTATTTTACAGAACAAGCCAGTAGCAATAAAGTAGAACGATTGATTCAAAAAATACGGGAATGGATCATTACTTCAAGATTAGAAAAACAATACACTAAAGAAGAAATCATCACTCAATACTTAAACGAGTTTGATTTTTTATATCAAGCCATAGGAATAAGAAGTGCCTCCAATATTTATTTTGACAAAGAGCCTAGTCAACTAAATGTTTCTGAAAGTGCTGTACTTGTTGCTATGCTTAAAAATCCTAGACAATACAATCCGCATCGTGAAGTTTCTAAAGAAAAGTCATTTAACAGACGCAATCAAGTATTTGTACAAATGGTGCGCAATAACAAAATGACAGAGGCGGTAAAAGACAGCCTTAGAGAAATTCCTATAAAATTAAACTACAACTCAGCTAGTCATAATGAAGGTATGGGGACTTATTTCCGCGAAAACCTAAGATCATGGCTAACAGATTGGACTAAGGATCATATCAATCCAGAAACTGGAGAGCCCTTTAACCTCTACAATGATGGACTTAAAGTTAACGTTACCATAGACTATAGAATGCAAAAAATGGCTGAAGAAGCGGTTTATACGCATATGGAACGCCTGCAAGCAGAGTTTGACCACCAGCAAAAGCGCAATAAAACAGCTCCGTATACAGATCTAACGGTATCTCAAATTGAAAACAACCTCAACTCTGCCATGAAAAGATCCGTACGATGGAGGGAAATGAAGAAAAAAGGAATCGCCGAAGCTGCTATCATCAAAAGCTTTAATGAGAAGACCGACATGACTATTTTTGATTGGAAATCAAAGTTTAGAGAACGAGATACGATCATGACCCCAATGGATTCCATACGTTATTACAAACAGTTTTTACACACTGGAGTGATGTCTTTAGAGCCACAAACGGGACATGTAAAAGCATGGGTAGGTGGTATCAATCACAAGTATTTTAAGTACGATCATGTGGAATTGGGCAAACGTCAAGCGGGGTCTACCTTTAAACCTTTCCTGTATTCTGCCGTGATAGATTTATTAAAATACAGCCCCTGTAAAAAATATCCTGATGGAGAGTATACCATTCCTGCAGGCAAACACGGAAACACTAACGACTGGACACCTGTGGATTCTAATGGTGATTATGGCAATATCATGACCTTACAGGAAGCACTGGCAAAATCTAAGAATACTATTTCAGCGCGTTTGATGGACGAAGTAGGACCTCAACCAGTGGTGGATCGCGCAGCCCAACTAGGGATAGACACTGAAAATATGGATGCAGTACCTTCACTTGCCTTAGGAACAGCAGATGTAAGTCTGTATGAAATGGTGGCTGCCTATGGGGTGTTTGCAAACGGTGGGATTTATAACAAACCTGTTTTGGTAACCAGTATTGAAGATAAAAACGGTACGGTACTTTATCAATACGTGCCAGAAAGCAAAGATGTATTGAATCCAGAAACAGCCTACGTTACCGTAAACCTTATGGAAGGTGTTACTAAAATAGGTAGTGGAGCAAAACTAAGAGGCAACAGTACCTACATGGCAAATACAGACTTTTATAAAGAAGTCATTACCGATTACCCATACGATTTTAAGAATGATATAGCTGGTAAAACAGGTACCACTCAGAATAATTCTGATGGATGGTTTATGGGAATGGTTCCTAATCTAGTCACTGGTGTTTGGGTAGGTGCTGATGATAGATCGGTACATTTTGCAAGTACTAAATACGGTCAAGGAGCTACTATGGCACTTCCTATTTGGGGGAGTTATATGAAACGTATTTATGCAGACGAAACGCTAGAGATTTCTAAAGAACCTTTTAAAAAGCCAGAAAATCTCTCTATAGAAACAGACTGCGATGAGTACGAAAAAAGTCAAGGTAACGATCCTCTAAAAGGCACTAATCAACCTAATAGTACGACTAACGAACTAGATATGCTGTAA
- a CDS encoding mobile mystery protein B, which translates to MGLEFNYKYGQTALDAEEKEGLKIYSITTQGELDEFEQLNIEKAVEWTIHSKFKPEHILTEKFIKDLHKRMYGDVWKWAGEFRRTEKNIGVQWTQIGIELKNLLDDTKYWIENKTYLPEEVAIRFKHRIVSIHCFPNGNGRHSRMMGDIIIESIFGKEVFSWHQSNMVKVNETRKEYIKALKKVDDGNLAPLIKFAKN; encoded by the coding sequence ATGGGATTAGAATTCAATTATAAGTATGGGCAAACAGCATTAGACGCAGAAGAAAAGGAAGGTCTTAAAATATACTCAATTACTACTCAAGGAGAGTTGGATGAATTTGAGCAATTGAATATTGAAAAAGCAGTTGAATGGACTATTCACTCAAAATTCAAACCTGAACATATTTTGACAGAAAAGTTTATTAAAGACTTGCACAAAAGAATGTACGGTGATGTATGGAAATGGGCAGGTGAATTTAGGAGAACTGAAAAAAACATAGGAGTCCAGTGGACACAAATTGGAATTGAATTGAAAAATTTACTTGACGACACAAAGTATTGGATTGAAAACAAAACCTATTTACCAGAAGAAGTTGCTATTAGATTTAAACATCGAATAGTATCTATTCATTGTTTTCCTAATGGAAATGGAAGACATTCAAGAATGATGGGGGACATCATAATTGAATCCATATTTGGGAAAGAAGTATTCTCGTGGCATCAATCAAATATGGTTAAAGTTAACGAAACAAGAAAAGAGTATATTAAAGCTTTAAAAAAAGTTGACGATGGAAACCTTGCACCATTAATTAAATTTGCAAAAAACTAA
- the mutS gene encoding DNA mismatch repair protein MutS — MATKSKKVTPLMQQYNKIKTKYPDALLLFRVGDFYETFGEDAIKTARILNIVLTSRNNGGDHVELAGFPHHSLNNYLPKLVKAGERVAICDQLEDPKQTKNIVKRGVTELITPGVSLNDEVLSSKTNNFLAALSVNRNVYGVAFLDISTGEFLVSQGSKEEVDKLLQNFNPSELLVTRSDKKTLAMEFPYDLPFFHLDDWVFQIDFATESLLKHFKVNSLKGFGVEKLDQALISAGSILHYLEETQHDKLDHVSNISRIEDDNFVWMDRFTVRNLELYTPLSQGAVTLIDVIDQTTTAMGGRMLKRWMAFPLKDAAQIKKRHDVVEFFTNSQEQQEDIRSYLKRMSDLERLISKVAVGKICPREVVQLKNSLEAIIPVKEKALASDNKALNIIGESLNPCTHLIDLFKQAIDEQAPVNILKGNTIAPGYHSELDELRGLATSGKDYLDKMLARHVEETGISSLKISSNNVFGYYIEVRNTHKDKVPAEWTRKQTLVNAERYITEELKEYEGKILGAEDRINALQQELFDSIVREIMPSIKTIQNNSQLIGQLDCLISFASHAVKSNYIRPELLDNDELIIKNGRHPVIEKMLPADLPYIPNDVQLDRDSQQIIMITGPNMSGKSAILRQTALIVLLAQIGSFVPAEEVKMGIVDKIFTRVGASDNISQGESTFMTEMNESASILNNLSEKSLVLLDEIGRGTSTYDGISIAWAITEYLHEHPSSPKTLFATHYHELNEMTSQFDRIKNFNVEVKELKDKVLFMRKLVPGGSHHSFGIHVAKMAGMPQQVISKANKILKRLEKSHKQEDSKEAIKAIQEEEMQLSFFNLDDPLLENIKQEILQVDINTLTPVEALMKLNEIKRMLVKKEKASS; from the coding sequence TTGGCCACTAAATCAAAGAAGGTAACTCCTTTAATGCAGCAATACAATAAGATCAAGACCAAGTATCCTGATGCCTTGTTGTTGTTTAGAGTGGGCGATTTTTATGAAACCTTCGGTGAAGACGCTATTAAAACAGCGCGCATTCTCAATATTGTATTGACCAGCCGTAACAATGGCGGTGATCATGTAGAACTAGCTGGATTTCCACATCATTCCTTAAACAATTACTTGCCTAAGCTGGTAAAAGCAGGGGAACGCGTTGCCATTTGTGATCAATTAGAAGACCCTAAACAGACTAAAAATATTGTAAAACGCGGGGTAACCGAGTTGATTACGCCAGGAGTTTCTCTCAACGATGAGGTGCTCAGTTCCAAAACAAATAATTTTCTAGCCGCACTTTCTGTCAACAGGAATGTATATGGAGTGGCGTTTTTAGATATTTCCACCGGTGAGTTTTTAGTTTCTCAAGGCTCTAAAGAAGAAGTAGATAAGTTATTGCAAAATTTTAACCCCAGTGAACTTTTAGTAACTCGTAGCGATAAAAAGACACTGGCAATGGAGTTCCCATACGATTTGCCTTTCTTCCATTTGGACGATTGGGTATTTCAAATCGACTTTGCCACAGAGTCGCTTCTCAAGCATTTTAAAGTCAATTCATTAAAAGGGTTTGGAGTAGAAAAGTTGGATCAGGCGCTTATTTCGGCAGGTTCGATTTTACATTATCTGGAAGAGACCCAACACGATAAATTGGATCACGTCTCTAACATTTCCCGTATTGAAGATGATAATTTTGTGTGGATGGATCGTTTTACCGTCCGCAATCTAGAATTATACACCCCATTAAGTCAAGGAGCGGTCACTTTAATTGACGTTATTGATCAAACCACTACGGCTATGGGTGGGCGCATGCTCAAACGCTGGATGGCATTTCCATTAAAAGATGCAGCTCAAATTAAAAAGCGGCATGACGTGGTGGAGTTTTTTACCAACTCACAAGAACAACAAGAAGACATCAGGTCCTACCTCAAACGCATGAGCGATTTGGAGCGATTGATTTCAAAAGTAGCCGTAGGTAAAATTTGCCCTAGAGAAGTCGTACAGCTTAAAAACAGTCTAGAAGCTATTATTCCCGTAAAAGAAAAAGCACTGGCTTCAGATAACAAAGCTTTGAATATTATAGGAGAAAGCTTGAATCCTTGTACGCACTTAATAGACCTGTTCAAACAAGCTATTGACGAGCAAGCACCTGTAAATATTTTAAAAGGGAACACCATTGCTCCTGGATATCATTCAGAATTAGATGAGTTAAGAGGCTTGGCAACTTCAGGAAAGGATTACCTGGATAAGATGCTTGCTAGACATGTAGAAGAAACGGGTATCAGCAGTTTGAAGATATCTAGTAACAATGTATTCGGTTATTATATAGAAGTACGAAATACGCATAAAGATAAAGTTCCAGCAGAATGGACGAGAAAGCAAACTTTAGTCAATGCAGAGCGTTACATCACAGAAGAACTCAAAGAATACGAAGGCAAAATATTAGGTGCTGAGGACCGCATCAACGCTTTACAACAAGAACTTTTTGATAGCATAGTTCGGGAGATTATGCCCTCTATTAAAACCATTCAGAACAACTCCCAGTTAATAGGGCAGTTGGATTGCTTGATTTCTTTTGCCTCTCATGCGGTGAAGTCTAACTACATCAGGCCAGAATTATTAGACAACGACGAGTTAATCATCAAAAACGGTCGCCATCCAGTCATAGAAAAAATGCTTCCAGCAGACCTGCCCTACATTCCTAACGATGTACAGCTCGATCGAGACAGCCAGCAAATCATCATGATTACGGGTCCTAACATGAGTGGTAAAAGCGCCATTTTAAGACAGACAGCACTGATTGTTCTTTTAGCACAAATAGGAAGTTTTGTCCCTGCCGAAGAGGTAAAGATGGGAATTGTAGATAAAATATTTACAAGGGTAGGCGCAAGCGATAACATTTCTCAGGGGGAATCTACTTTTATGACAGAGATGAATGAAAGTGCGAGTATTTTAAATAATCTCAGTGAGAAAAGTTTGGTACTGCTCGACGAAATAGGTCGTGGAACAAGTACTTATGATGGTATTTCTATTGCATGGGCCATAACCGAATATTTACACGAGCACCCTTCCAGTCCCAAAACCTTATTTGCTACGCATTACCACGAGCTCAACGAAATGACCTCGCAATTTGACCGCATTAAAAACTTTAATGTAGAAGTGAAAGAATTAAAAGATAAGGTGCTCTTCATGCGCAAGCTAGTTCCTGGGGGTAGTCATCACAGTTTTGGGATTCACGTGGCAAAAATGGCCGGAATGCCACAGCAGGTGATCTCAAAAGCAAATAAAATACTTAAAAGGCTGGAAAAGAGTCATAAGCAAGAGGATTCTAAAGAAGCTATAAAAGCCATTCAGGAAGAAGAAATGCAATTGAGTTTTTTCAACTTAGACGATCCATTGTTAGAAAATATCAAACAAGAAATTTTACAGGTGGATATAAATACCTTAACACCAGTAGAGGCTTTGATGAAATTAAACGAAATCAAACGCATGTTGGTAAAAAAAGAGAAAGCATCCTCATAA